A region of Gemmatimonadota bacterium DNA encodes the following proteins:
- a CDS encoding aminotransferase class V-fold PLP-dependent enzyme, with product MNLDRIRQEFPVVRHCTYLNHAAVGTLPGRAREAVQAYVADFNEYAASHYPNWEAVIETTRARAARLINAAPEQIAFVKNTTEGLCFAANGIDWRPRDNVVLNDLEFPSNVYPWLNLSRLGVETRMVESVDGRLPVESIEKRIDSKTRAVSISHVEYGNGFRNDIAAIGALCREKRIVFVVDAIQSLGQTPVDVEEMSIDILTADGHKWLLSSEGIGIFYCAPHLTERLRLYEVGWNSVVDAGNYDAYDPTPAPTARRFECGSHNTLGVHALGASLDLLLEVGIDTVQGRLRLLTDRLVAALRDAGYRVLSPRGESEWSGIVTFNSPVHETEALHRTLRSHQIIGARRGGGIRISPHFYNTEEEVLRVVAALPGH from the coding sequence TTGAACCTGGACCGCATCCGCCAGGAATTCCCTGTCGTCCGTCACTGTACCTACCTGAACCACGCGGCGGTGGGCACGTTGCCCGGTCGCGCCCGCGAGGCGGTACAGGCCTACGTCGCGGACTTCAACGAGTATGCCGCCTCCCATTATCCCAACTGGGAAGCGGTCATCGAAACGACGCGGGCGCGGGCGGCCCGCCTGATCAACGCCGCGCCCGAACAGATCGCCTTCGTCAAGAATACCACGGAAGGGTTGTGCTTCGCCGCCAATGGCATCGACTGGCGCCCGCGCGACAACGTAGTCCTGAACGACCTGGAATTTCCGTCCAACGTATATCCCTGGCTCAATCTCTCCCGGCTCGGCGTGGAAACACGGATGGTGGAGTCCGTGGACGGCCGGCTCCCGGTGGAATCGATCGAGAAAAGGATCGATTCGAAAACGCGCGCCGTATCCATCAGCCACGTGGAATACGGGAACGGATTCCGCAACGACATCGCGGCGATTGGCGCGTTGTGCCGTGAAAAGCGGATCGTTTTCGTCGTCGACGCCATACAGTCCCTCGGACAGACGCCGGTGGACGTGGAGGAGATGTCGATCGACATCCTCACGGCCGACGGGCACAAATGGCTCCTGAGTTCCGAGGGGATCGGCATCTTCTACTGCGCACCGCACCTGACGGAGCGGTTGAGGCTCTACGAAGTGGGCTGGAATTCGGTAGTCGACGCGGGCAACTACGATGCCTACGATCCTACGCCGGCGCCCACGGCGCGACGCTTCGAGTGCGGTTCCCACAACACACTGGGCGTACACGCGCTGGGCGCTTCCCTGGATTTGCTGCTGGAGGTGGGTATTGATACAGTGCAGGGTAGGCTGCGCTTGCTGACGGACCGGCTGGTCGCGGCATTGCGCGACGCAGGCTACCGCGTCCTGAGTCCCCGGGGCGAATCCGAGTGGTCGGGCATCGTGACGTTCAACAGCCCGGTACACGAGACCGAAGCCCTGCACCGCACGCTGCGGAGCCACCAGATCATCGGCGCGCGCCGCGGGGGCGGCATACGCATTTCACCGCACTTCTACAACACGGAAGAAGAGGTGCTTCGCGTCGTAGCGGCAT